A window of the Cicer arietinum cultivar CDC Frontier isolate Library 1 chromosome 6, Cicar.CDCFrontier_v2.0, whole genome shotgun sequence genome harbors these coding sequences:
- the LOC101510495 gene encoding UDP-rhamnose/UDP-galactose transporter 4-like yields MPPEVKPVAEHERRAGAEVKIKTLAFDMASTTKGDRKIAIDLASWMFNVVTSVGIILVNKALMATHGFTFATTLTGLHFATTTLLTSFLKWMGYIQDTHLPLSDLIKFVLFANFSIVGMNVSLMWNSVGFYQIAKLSMIPVSCFLEVVLDSVRYSRDTKLSISLVLLGVAVCTVTDVSVNAKGFIAAAVAVWSTALQQYYVHFLQKKYSLGSFNLLGHTAPIQATSLLLVGPFLDYWLTNKRVDAYNYGLTSILFIALSCSIAVGTNLSQFICIGRFTAVSFQVLGHMKTILVLTLGFILFGKEGLNLQVIIGMIIAIMGMIWYGNASSKPGGXXXXXIPTTKTQEYNLIPVSAEDDRHSDEEV; encoded by the exons ATGCCGCCGGAAGTGAAGCCCGTCGCCGAACATGAAAGGCGTGCCGGCGCAGAGGTGAAG ATAAAAACTCTAGCTTTCGATATGGCTTCTACAACCAAGGGTGATAGGAAGATTGCAATTGATCTTGCATCATGGATGTTCAATGTAGTCACTTCTGTAGGAATAATCCTTGTCAACAAAGCCCTCATGGCTACACATGGTTTCACTTTTG CTACAACATTAACTGGTCTGCATTTTGCCACAACAACCTTGTTAACATCATTTCTTAAGTGGATGGGATATATCCAAGACACTCATCTTCCCTTATCAGATCTTATCAAATTTGTCTTGTTTGCAAATTTCTCAATTGTGGGAATGAACGTGAGTTTAATGTGGAACTCTGTTGGTTTCTATCAG ATTGCTAAGCTGAGTATGATTCCAGTATCTTGTTTCTTGGAAGTTGTGTTGGACAGTGTGAGATATTCAAGGGACACAAAGCTTAGCATTTCTTTGGTTCTTCTTGGAGTTGCTGTATGTACTGTCACTGATGTGAGTGTCAATGCTAAGGGTTTCATAGCTGCTGCTGTGGCAGTTTGGAGCACTGCATTGCAGCAATAT TATGTGCATTTTCTTCAGAAGAAGTATTCTCTTGGATCATTCAACTTGTTGGGCCATACAGCACCAATACAGGCAACAAGTTTACTGCTAGTTGGTCCATTTCTTGACTATTGGTTAACAAATAAACGAGTTGATGCCTACAACTATGGTTTAACATCCATT TTGTTCATTGCTCTGTCATGCTCAATAGCTGTAGGAACAAACCTTAGCCAGTTCATATGCATTGGTAGGTTCACAGCTGTATCATTCCAAGTCCTTGGCCATATGAAGACTATTCTTGTCCTCACATTAGGATTCATTTTATTTGGAAAAGAGGGTCTCAATCTACAAGTGATAATAGGCATGATCATTGCTATAATGGGAATGATATGGTATGGTAATGCATCTTCTAAGCCAGGAGG NNNNNNNNNNNNNNNNATTCCTACTACCAAAACACAAGAGTATAATTTAATACCAGTATCTGCTGAAGACGATCGCCACAGTGATGAAGAAGTGTAG